One genomic region from Sulfolobales archaeon encodes:
- a CDS encoding DUF411 domain-containing protein, with product MTSRKTLFTVASISLVLAIVALYIVLGMRGENKDLSGLSIALYKSPGCECCTRYAGYLSSLGAEVEVGVIDDIDGLMDKLGIPAELRSCHISIVEGYIVVGHVPAEAIKKLINEKPNIKGISLPGMPQGSPGMPGPKEGPFIIYSFDGSIKVFAVL from the coding sequence ATGACTTCAAGAAAAACCCTTTTCACCGTTGCCTCCATATCCCTAGTGCTAGCTATAGTTGCCCTCTACATTGTGCTGGGTATGCGGGGTGAGAATAAGGATCTCAGCGGGTTAAGCATAGCACTATATAAGTCTCCTGGTTGTGAGTGCTGCACTAGATATGCAGGGTATCTCTCTAGCTTGGGTGCTGAGGTAGAGGTTGGAGTTATAGATGATATAGATGGGTTGATGGATAAGCTGGGAATCCCTGCGGAGCTAAGATCCTGCCACATATCAATAGTAGAAGGCTACATAGTAGTAGGGCACGTGCCCGCAGAGGCTATTAAGAAGCTCATCAACGAAAAACCAAATATCAAGGGAATATCTCTTCCGGGGATGCCACAGGGATCCCCGGGAATGCCAGGGCCTAAGGAGGGGCCATTTATTATATATAGCTTCGACGGCTCGATCAAAGTATTCGCTGTGCTATAA